The genomic stretch GCGAGTGCGGTGGCAGCCGTTCGGTGTCGGTGTTGCGGTGCGCCTCGACGGCCACCGAGACGACCGGGTCGGCCGTGGTCGGCGGTTCGAGGACGAGCGGGGCGGCGGGTGCGCACAGGGTGGCGCCCGCGCGGGTCGCCTTCGGCCGAAGACGGCGACGATGTCGCCGGCCGTGGCACGGTCCGTCTCGGCGTGCCGGTCGGCCTGGACGCGCACGATGCGGGCGATCCGCTCGGTGCGGCCGGACGCGGTGTCGAGCACGGTGTCCCCCTTGGTGACGGTTCCGGCGTAGATCCGGAGGTAGGTGAGGCGGCCGGTGGCCGCCGCGTTGACCTTGAAGGCGAGCGCGGTGAACGGGGCCGCCGGGTCGGCGGGCCGTTCGTGTTCGGTGCCGTCGAGGGTGCCGCGGACGGCCGGCACGTCCAGCGGGGACGGCAGGTAGTCCACGACGGCCTGCAGCAGCGGTTCGACGCCGCGGTTGCGGTAGGCGGAGCCGCAGAGCACCACGACGGCGTCGCCGGTGCGGGTGAGGTCGCGCAGGGCCGCGGCGAGGCCCTCCGCGGTGAGGGTGCCGTGCGCGCAGAACTCCTCCAGGGCGGACGGGTGGAGTTCGGCGACGGCCTCCTCGAGGGCACGGCGGCGCCGCCCGGCCTCCTCCAGCAGCGGTTCGGGCACGGGGCCCTCGTCGCAGCCGTCGTGGCCGTCGGTCCAGGTCAGGGCGCGCATCCGGAGCAGGTCGACGACGCCGACGAAGCCGTCCTCGCGGCCGATCGGCAGCTGTACCGCGAGCGGCGCCGGATGGAGCCGGTCGCGGATCGAGGCGAGCGCGGTGTCGAGGTCGGCGCCGGCGCGGTCCAGCTTGTTGACGAAGGCGATCCGCGGGACGCCCTGCCGGTCGGCCTGCCGCCACACCGCCTCGCTCTGCGGTTCGACGCCCGCGACGGCGTCGAAGACGGCGACGGCGCCGTCGAGGACGCGCAGCGAGCGTTCGACCTCGTCGAAGAAGTCGACGTGACCCGGGGTGTCGATCAGGTTGATCCGGTGGCCGTCCCAGTGGCAGCTGACGGCGGCGGCGAAGATGGTGATGCCGCGGGCGCGCTCCTGCGGGTCGAAGTCGGTGACGGTGGTGCCCTCGTGGACCTCGCCGCGTCGGTGGACGGCGCCGGTGAGGTAGAGCACCCGCTCGGTGACGGTGGTCTTGCCCGCGTCGACGTGGGCGAGGATGCCCAGGTTGCGGACGCGGGCCGGCAGGTCGGCGGGGCGGCCGACGGCGGGAGTGGCAGGAGTGGCGGGAGCGGTGACGGCGGTTCGGTTCAGGTCGGTGCGCACGGCCCGGTGCCTTTCGGGTGGTTCGGGTTGATGGGCGGCGCGATTCCCGGGACGAGGCGGACGGGCCCCCGGTGCTGTGGCGGGGCCGGCTTCCGATGCGGCGGCAGCCGCGGGTGCGCGTGCCCCCGCCGGGTGTCCGGCGGGTCGGGCGGGCGCGGGTCAGGCGTTCGTCACGGACCTCCGGTGCGGGCCGCGCAGCCTGCACCGGGTGGACGGAGACACCAGGATCACCTCGTAGCGCGAGGAGGGGACGACGACAGCGGTGCGGTTGCGCACGGCCCGGCTCCCCTCGACTCGTCACTGCGCGCACCGGCCGTCCCGGTGTGCGGTTCGCGGCGAGTCTAGGGAACCGGCGGGCCGCCCGGCATCCGATTTCCGGCCTGCGCCGATGCGCCGTCAGTCCGGGCTCCCGACCGGGGTCTTCGCGGTGGGGAGCGCTGCCGTCCGGCCGCCCGACGGCGGGGTGAGGGTGCGGACGGCGGGGACGGCCAGGACGGCGGCGCAGGCGGCGAGTTGCCAGAGGGCGCCGAGGGCGAGGACGGGGGTGGTGCCGAAGCGGTCGGCGACCACGCCTCCGGCGAGCAGGAGGAGGACGATCGGGAGGATCCGGGCGGCCATCACGGTGCCGAGCGCGGTGCCGTCGCCGCCGCTGTCGAGGACGGCGAAGGCGACGGCGACCGGCGCCATGGCCGATCCGAGGAGCGAGGCGGTGTGCCCGGCGAGGAACCGGCGGAAGGCGGGTTCGCGCAGCACGGACCGACGGCCTGTCGGCTGCTGTGGGGTCATGCCGGGAGTCTCGCCGCGCTGAGCCGATCAGCACAAGCATTCCTGAGTCTTTGCGACGCAACAATCGTGCACCGCGGTAGACGACCCCCCGTGAGGTTGAGAGCGATTGCAGTGTTCTAATGGCGGGGTGATTTACTGCGACAGCCACGTACCGGTGGAGTACGCCGTCGCCGTGGAGCGCTACCTCGCCGCGGCGCCGCTCGGCGAGGGCTCGCGGCGGGTGTACCGGATCGCGCTGGCCACCTGGTCCTGGCTGCTGGCCGACCGCCCGGTGCCGTCGGGCGCGGCGCGGCGGGGTGCCGAGCCGCCGGTGCTGCCGCTCGCGGTGCTGGACGGCGACGGGGCTCCGGCGCTGCTGGGGACGGCGCTGGCCCGGCGGGCGGCCGACGCGGATCCGCGGACGCTCAACCGGGAGCTGTCGATCCTGCGCGGTGCGCTCGGCTGGTGGCGGGAGCAGGGCTGGCTGGCC from Streptomyces sp. TLI_235 encodes the following:
- a CDS encoding transmembrane secretion effector (manually curated); translation: MTPQQPTGRRSVLREPAFRRFLAGHTASLLGSAMAPVAVAFAVLDSGGDGTALGTVMAARILPIVLLLLAGGVVADRFGTTPVLALGALWQLAACAAVLAVPAVRTLTPPSGGRTAALPTAKTPVGSPD
- a CDS encoding translation elongation factor EF-G (partial gene), coding for MRTDLNRTAVTAPATPATPAVGRPADLPARVRNLGILAHVDAGKTTVTERVLYLTGAVHRRGEVHEGTTVTDFDPQERARGITIFAAAVSCHWDGHRINLIDTPGHVDFFDEVERSLRVLDGAVAVFDAVAGVEPQSEAVWRQADRQGVPRIAFVNKLDRAGADLDTALASIRDRLHPAPLAVQLPIGREDGFVGVVDLLRMRALTWTDGHDGCDEGPVPEPLLEEAGRRRRALEEAVAELHPSALEEFCAHGTLTAEGLAAALRDLTRTGDAVVVLCGSAYRNRGVEPLLQAVVDYLPSPLDVPAVRGTLDGTEHERPADPAAPFTALAFKVNAAATGRLTYLRIYAGTVTKGDTVLDTASGRTERIARIVRVQADRHAETDRATAGDIVAVFGRRRPARAPPCAHPPPRSSSNRRPRPTRSSRWPSRRTATPTPNGCHRTR